Proteins encoded by one window of Cydia fagiglandana chromosome Z, ilCydFagi1.1, whole genome shotgun sequence:
- the LOC134678100 gene encoding uncharacterized protein LOC134678100, producing MVRSGNGSYVKARALLDSGAGCSVVKKSFVERFKVHQQFTGNNIFGVGDIKVNVPGTIAKLVFKPRGKTVPIISVVATVMYRVTGNIPYYDTEIRTHLDSSKLELADPALDKSQDVDIILGTDVLNYIYTGSKILTNIPGVEAYGTCFGHVLMGATWNYPSSLTTPTAGTSVEDYGIHATRLEDVLERFWRVEQPPEERPQHPEHLECERLYTSTTQRLDNGQFMVRLPLRADRPKLGESRALAMRRLISLEARLAKNPVFAEKYKEFMRDYEALGHMSKSDFNFESEHYVIPHHGIFKKGSEKIRVVYNAAANSSTGVSLNQCLHSGKPLQNDITQILLNFRRHQVVFTTDIRMMFRQTWIHPSDRRYQLILWREDPSQDVQVYELNTNTYGLRSSPFIAIRTLLRLADDWEAQHPDSPAAHIMRRDVYVDDILTGADSLTEAQELKSELIELMRSAGYELRKWSSNRRELLQDLPQEHCEMPRQFDTDDKSFIKVLGIQWNPMSDSMSYQLNIPLGQPTTKRSILSTIARLYDPCGYCAPIIFRFKLFLQSLFTDGLQWDEPLSHTQDLQWNELIQDLHHLSQLQIPRCVTLPGAVSHSLHGFGDASELGYGACVYLRTEDASGNVLVRFNASTQAPFMADLPADRVTAARAFSGVATDFAGPYWVKSSHLRNAKSLKAYLCVFVCLGTKAVHLELVSSLSTEAFIAAFTRRNFVAKVSAGSSILLVPLTCQAW from the exons ATGGTCAGATCAGGCAATGGGTCTTATGTTAAAGCTAGGGCTTTGCTTGACTCGGGAGCGGGGTGCTCCGTAGTGAAGAAATCATTTGTAGAAAGATTCAAAGTACACCAACAGTTTACTgggaataatatttttggagTAGGTGACATAAAGGTAAATGTGCCAGGCACGATTGCTAAGCTTGTATTCAAACCACGCGGGAAAACAGTGCCTATCATCAGTGTAGTAGCTACAGTCATGTACAGGGTTACGGGAAACATACCTTATTATGATACTGAGATCAGGACTCATTTGGATTCATCAAAACTTGAATTAGCTGACCCTGCCTTGGATAAATCGCAGGATGTGGACATCATTCTAGGAACGGATGTGCTCAATTATATATACACTGGTTCAAAGATACTCACTAACATTCCAGGTGTTGAGGCGTACGGCACCTGCTTCGGTCACGTGCTGATGGGGGCAACTTGGAATTACCCATCATCATTAACAACACCGACCGCCGGGACATCAGTAGAGGACTACGGCATCCATGCTACTCGGCTCGAGGACGTCCTAGAAAGGTTTTGGAGAGTGGAGCAGCCCCCCGAGGAGCGGCCGCAACACCCAGAACACCTCGAATGTGAAAGGTTGTATACCTCCACTACTCAACGTTTAGATAATGGCCAATTCATGGTGCGGTTGCCGCTGCGGGCAGACCGACCCAAGCTGGGCGAGTCTAGGGCTCTAGCCATGCGTAGACTGATTTCGTTGGAGGCCAGGCTGGCCAAAAATCCAGTATTTGCTGAAAAATATAAGGAATTCATGAGGGACTATGAGGCACTTGGTCATATGTCCAAATCAGACTTTAATTTCGAGAGCGAACACTATGTAATACCCCACCACGGAATTTTCAAAAAGGGATCCGAAAAGATCCGCGTCGTATATAACGCTGCAGCTAACTCAAGCACCGGAGTATCGCTCAATCAATGCCTTCACTCAGGCAAACCGCTTCAAAatgatatcactcaaatattgttaaatttcaGACGTCATCAAGTTGTCTTCACGACCGACATCAGAATGATGTTCCGGCAAACGTGGATACACCCCAGCGATAGGCGCTATCAGCTGATTCTGTGGCGCGAGGATCCGTCGCAGGATGTACAGGTATATGAGTTAAATACCAATACATACGGACTACGCTCCAGTCCTTTCATCGCGATAAGGACCTTACTTCGATTAGCTGATGACTGGGAAGCCCAGCATCCAGACTCACCGGCTGCTCATATCATGCGCAGAGATGTATATGTTGACGACATCCTCACTGGGGCTGATTCACTCACCGAGGCCCAAGAACTCAAATCAGAACTCATAGAACTCATGCGGAGCGCTGGATATGAGTTACGCAAATGGTCGTCTAACCGCAGAGAATTATTACAGGATCTTCCGCAGGAGCATTGTGAGATGCCtcgtcagtttgacactgacgaCAAGAGTTTCATAAAGGTATTAGGGATACAGTGGAACCCCATGTCAGATTCCATGTCGTATCAACTCAACATACCGTTGGGCCAACCAACGACGAAACGTAGCATATTGAGTACCATAGCTAGACTGTATGACCCGTGTGGCTATTGCGCACCAATCATATTTAGATTCAAACTGTTTTTACAATCACTGTTCACAGATGGATTACAGTGGGATGAGCCACTGTCCCATACTCAAGACCTTCAATGGAATGAACTCATTCAAGATCTACATCACTTGAGTCAGCTACAGATTCCGAGGTGCGTCACTCTGCCCGGTGCGGTGTCACACTCCCTCCACGGCTTTGGAGATGCGTCGGAGCTCGGCTACGGAGCCTGCGTGTACCTCCGGACTGAGGACGCGTCAGGGAATGTACTAGTACG ATTCAACGCTTCAACGCAGGCCCCGTTTATGGCAGATTTGCCAGCGGACCGAGTCACGGCGGCTCGTGCCTTTTCAGGAGTAGCAACCGATTTTGCCGGTCCCTACTGGGTCAAAAGTAGTCACCTCAGAAATGCTAAATCACTCAAAGCTTATCTGTGTGTTTTCGTATGTTTAGGAACGAAAGCCGTACATCTTGAACTCGTCTCGTCGCTGAGCACCGAGGCCTTCATTGCGGCGTTCACACG GAGGAATTTCGTCGCCAAGGTGTCCGCTGGGAGTTCAATCCTCCTGGTGCCCCTCACATGTCAGGCTTGGTAG